The Acidianus manzaensis genome has a window encoding:
- a CDS encoding transcriptional regulator — MSITPPCEISVKEILPAVRSIIATKLVKEKGLPIYEAAKLMGVTPAAVKNYMDKKRGNASRNLIERDKRIMDMISDLVEKVYSGNNLDLSTYYCLLCAEGKKALKRNGIEIPTCIYETSAVIKQ, encoded by the coding sequence ATGTCTATTACTCCTCCATGTGAAATTTCAGTAAAAGAAATTTTGCCTGCAGTAAGGTCAATAATAGCTACTAAGCTAGTAAAGGAAAAAGGGTTACCTATTTATGAAGCAGCTAAACTAATGGGTGTAACTCCAGCAGCAGTAAAGAATTATATGGACAAGAAAAGAGGTAACGCTTCTAGAAACTTAATAGAAAGAGATAAAAGAATTATGGATATGATAAGTGATTTAGTAGAAAAAGTATATTCTGGAAATAATTTGGATTTGTCCACTTACTATTGCTTATTGTGTGCTGAGGGTAAAAAAGCATTAAAAAGAAATGGTATTGAAATACCTACGTGTATATATGAGACTTCTGCAGTTATTAAGCAATGA